DNA sequence from the Physeter macrocephalus isolate SW-GA unplaced genomic scaffold, ASM283717v5 random_1391, whole genome shotgun sequence genome:
gaggtcaCCATTTTGATCCCACTAGGCTTGTCCCTTAACTTGGCCGCCCTAGCCTGCTGATCGATCCCCCAGCGACCCTGGGTCCCCTCGCACCACTCCCtcctccgcccctcccccagtctcACCAGAAGGGCACAGAAGGGTGCTACAGAGGGTGCCACAACTGTGTTCCTGGTGCCCAGTGGGGTGCCCTCCCCACGGCCCtcctggccccgccccgcccccccgcaggCGCAGATTCATGAACACGGTGCACAGGGTGGTGAGGCCGTACTCCCCCAGCTGGCGCTCGTCCTCCATGGGCTTCCCCTCGAAAGTCAGCCAGAACTGGTCGGCTTGCACGTGCTCCTTTTGGCACACTTGCTGCTTGAGCTCGGCCACCCTCTGCGTCAGCCGGACCACGTAGGTGCTGCTGCGACCCTTGTCATTCCTCACCAGGATGCTCAGGGGCTCTTTGCAGCTCTGTACCATCAGCAGGACGGTGCTGTCGGGGCCCAGGCCCTGGCGGACCAGGGGCACCCCGTCCTGCAGCACCTGGTGAGTGTCCTGGTGGGCCAGGTGCTGCTGGAAGGCGGGCACGCC
Encoded proteins:
- the ISG15 gene encoding ubiquitin-like protein ISG15, with protein sequence MGRNLKVKMLGGQEILVPLRDSMLASELKQQIAQQIGVPAFQQHLAHQDTHQVLQDGVPLVRQGLGPDSTVLLMVQSCKEPLSILVRNDKGRSSTYVVRLTQRVAELKQQVCQKEHVQADQFWLTFEGKPMEDERQLGEYGLTTLCTVFMNLRLRGGGAGPGGPWGGHPTGHQEHSCGTLCSTLLCPSGETGGGAEEGVVRGDPGSLGDRSAG